A window from Triticum aestivum cultivar Chinese Spring chromosome 6D, IWGSC CS RefSeq v2.1, whole genome shotgun sequence encodes these proteins:
- the LOC123144956 gene encoding kinesin-like protein KIN-7C, whose amino-acid sequence MGAIGGDESVQWDKMNGAEVVNGGGSGAGSLDRIQVLVRVRPLSDKEIARGEPAEWECINDTTIMFRSTFPDRPTAPTAYTFDRVFHSECSTKEVYQEGVKEVALSVVGGINSSVFAYGQTSSGKTFTMTGVTECTVADIYDYINKHEERAFVLKFSAIEIYNEVVRDLLSAENTPLRLWDDAEKGTYVENLTEVILRDWNHLKGLISVCEAQRRTGETFLNEKSSRSHQILKLTVESSAREFLGKDKSTTLVASVNFVDLAGSERASQAMSAGTRLKEGCHINKSLLSLGTVIRKLSMGSNVHVPYRDSKLTRILQPSLGGNARTAIICTLSPATSHIEQSRNTLFFGSCAKDVVTNAQVNVVMSDKTLVKHLQKEVARLESELRQPVSNSSLEAQVKEKDNQIRKMEKEIKELKSQRDLAQSRLQDLLQVVGDRDPKHQVSGKRSIRSPPSVGMPPSASRDDSSQISHDDSDHYKEVRCIEPNETRGNERLSMSAGESTSPRASNRNSSMRGNDSTASVNSRRLGETPITLEQHLENIRRPFITKDLGSSTRNPSSCRVIGRSRSCRSLTGSTLLDEMEMEDCTPVNRSLVIFPGRPEEYQRRGSALNYDAGSETLSRAGSEISTSKGASKTGDAEFTGIGEFVAELKEMAQVHYQKQLGDQSGNGKSIGLDPIMDALQSPSRWPLEFEKKQQEIIELWHACSISLVHRTYFFLLFKGESADSIYMEVELRRLSFLRDTYSRGSTPSNVTVGSLSSSPVASAKKLQREREMLARQMQKRLSVEERNHMYTKWSVSLDSKRRKLQVARRLWTESRDLEHVRESASLVAKLIGLQEPGQVLREMFGLSFAPQQPPTRRSSNGWRYGIPSFG is encoded by the exons ATGGGGGCGATTGGAGGCGACGAGTCTGTGCAGTGGGACAAGATGAATGGAGCTGAGGTGGTGAATGGCGGTGGAAGTGGCGCAGGAAGCCTGGATAGGATACAAGTGTTAGTGAGGGTGAGGCCGCTGAGTGACAAGGAGATTGCCAGGGGTGAGCCTGCGGAGTGGGAGTGCATCAATGACACCACCATCATGTTCCGGAGTACCTTCCCGGATCGACCCACGGCTCCAACCGCATACACATTTG ACAGGGTATTTCATTCCGAGTGCAGTACGAAAGAAGTCTACCAGGAAGGGGTTAAGGAAGTTGCTCTCTCTGTAGTTGGTGGCATTAACT CAAGTGTTTTTGCGTACGGGCAAACAAGTAGTGGGAAGACATTCACTATGACTGGAGTGACAGAATGCACAGTAGCAGATATATATGATTATATTAACAAG CATGAGGAGAGAGCATTTGTGTTGAAATTCTCAGCAATTGAAATATATAATGAAGTTGTTAGGGATCTTCTGAGTGCAGAAAATACTCCTCTTAGACTTTGGGATGATGCAGAG AAAGGCACCTACGTGGAGAATCTTACGGAGGTTATATTAAGGGATTGGAACCACCTCAAGGGACTTATTTCTGTTTGCGAAG CTCAAAGGAGAACCGGGGAGACCTTCTTAAATGAAAAAAGCTCCAGATCCCATCAAATACTTAAATTG ACTGTTGAAAGTTCTGCTCGTGAATTCTTAGGAAAGGACAAGTCAACCACCCTTGTGGCTAGTGTG AACTTTGTTGATCTGGCAGGAAGTGAGCGTGCATCTCAGGCTATGTCAGCTGGCACAAGGCTGAAAGAAGGTTGCCACATCAATAAAAGTTTGCTTTCCCTTGGCACCGTCATTAGGAAGCTAAG CATGGGGAGTAATGTGCACGTACCATATAGAGATTCCAAGCTTACACGCATATTACAACCTTCTTTGGGAGGCAATGCAAGAACCGCGATTATTTGCACACTCAGCCCTGCAACAAGTCACATTGAGCAATCAAGGAATACACTGTTTTTCGGGAGTTGTGCAAAGGACGTAGTTACAAATGCTCAGGTTAATGTGGTCATGTCTGATAAAACACTAGTTAAGCATTTGCAAAAGGAAGTTGCCAGACTGGAGAGTGAGTTGCGGCAGCCAGTTTCAAACTCTAGTCTGGAAGCACAGGTGAAGGAAAAGGACAACCAAATCAGAAAG atggagaaagaaataaaagaacTGAAGTCGCAACGTGATTTGGCTCAGTCCAGGTTGCAGGATTTGCTGCAAGTTGTTGGTGATCGTGACCCAAAGCACCAG GTCTCAGGAAAGCGTTCAATCAGAAGTCCTCCGTCTGTTGGAATGCCCCCAAGCGCTAGCAGAGATGACAGTTCTCAGATCTCTCATGATGATTCAGATCATTACAAGGAAGTGCGATGTATTGAGCCAAATGAAACGAGAGGAAATGAACGTTTGTCTATGTCAGCTGGTGAAAGTACCAGCCCACGAGCTTCAAATAGGAATTCTAGCATGCGTGGTAATGATTCAACAGCTTCAGTGAATTCAAGGAGGCTTGGTGAAACTCCTATTACCTTGGAGCAACATTTGGAGAACATCAGAAGGCCTTTTATCACTAAAGATCTAGGATCTTCAACacgcaacccatcaagttgtagaGTAATTGGTAGAAGCAGGAGCTGTAGATCACTAACAGGGTCTACTTTACTTGATGAGATGGAGATGGAGGATTGCACACCAGTAAACAGAAGTTTGGTAATCTTCCCAGGACGACCTGAAGAGTACCAGAGAAGAGGATCTGCATTGAACTACGATGCAGGGAGTGAGACTCTTTCAAGGGCAGGATCTGAAATTAGCACTTCAAAGGGAGCTAGCAAGACAGGTGATGCAGAATTTACCGGTATAGGTGAATTTGTTGCTGAACTTAAGGAGATGGCTCAGGTTCATTATCAGAAACAGTTAGGTGACCAG AGTGGGAATGGAAAGAGCATCGGATTAGACCCAATCATGGATGCTTTGCAATCACCTTCTCGATGGCCATTGGAATTCGAGAAGAAACAGCAGGAGATCATCGAGCTCTGGCACGCGTGCAGCATTTCGTTGGTCCACAGGACTTACTTCTTCTTGCTGTTCAAAGGAGAATCAGCCGACTCGATTTACATGGAAGTGGAGCTGCGAAGGCTGTCGTTCCTCAGAGACACCTACTCTAGGGGAAGCACCCCCAGCAATGTGACCGTAGGCAGCCTCAGCTCTTCCCCCGTCGCGAG CGCCAAGAAGCTTCAGCGCGAGAGGGAGATGCTGGCGAGGCAGATGCAGAAGCGGCTGTCCGTGGAGGAGAGGAACCACATGTACACCAAGTGGAGCGTGTCGCTGGACTCCAAGAGGAGGAAGCTGCAGGTGGCTCGCCGGCTGTGGACGGAGAGCAGGGACCTGGAGCACGTGAGGGAGAGCGCGTCCCTGGTGGCCAAGCTGATCGGGCTCCAGGAGCCCGGGCAGGTCCTGAGGgagatgttcgggctcagcttcGCGCCGCAGCAGCCGCCCACCCGGCGGTCCTCCAACGGCTGGAGATACGGGATCCCCTCGTTCGGCTGA